The DNA region CTAGAAACTGAAGGCAAACTATGAAAATCAGATCGGTGAAAATTAATAACCGGAAGCAAGCGTTTGAAGTTGGGACTTGGCGCGAGCCCTATCTGTTTCCATTCTCAAAGGCTTGTCCCCCTCCTGTGGTCGAGGATCCTGTTGTGGATGTCTTTATTGATGAAGAACTTGGCCGCGAGGCCTTTACCTATAAACTCGAGTCAGGCAAAGAGGGGTCTGTCCATATCGATCATGTTCTCGAATACAATCAAGATCCGGCCTACTTGCGGAATCTACTTCTGTATAAGCTGACTATCGAGGCACAGAAGCGTATTGAAGCTAGCGGTCTATCCAAGCGAGAGATCATCCGCCGCCTTGGCACATCTCCAGCGCAGTTTTACCGTCTTGTAGATTCTACCAACTACCGTAAGTCTGTCGACAAAGTGCTTTCTTTATTGCATGTGCTTGATTGTGATGTAGACCTAATCGTTCGGGACAAGAGCGCTTGAATTGAGAGAGAGCCACAGAACGAACTTTTGAACCTGTCGAGGGCCCTTGTCACGGCCCTCCATAGAAAGAGATGTCAAGATAACAATTCCCCTGTCGCTCGATGACGGGATCATCGAACGGCCGCATGGACATGCCGGTAGACAATAAATCCAAGGACTTCATTCCCGTCTCCCTTTTGCTGCTGCCATCATTCCCGCTTTCGAAGCTCATTCGTTCTTGGCGCAACTTAAGTTTGAACCAGCCTTCCATTGGGGCCTTGATGGCCATCGCTTCATTCGGTTCTGTGAGGGGGCCTATCCTTCGCATGGGGTCTCTCTATCGCTTCCGAGGACCCATCCGTGACATTGAGACTTCCCCTCAGCCCTTTTGACGGAGATGATCGACAAGCCGCAGGATCCGGGAATCAAAATCCTAGTTTCGATTCATTGCCTCGGACGGCATCGCCTGCCGATAAATCTCCGGACGATAACGCTCCTCTCTCTTCCACATTGCCAAGACGATCGCCGCAATTTTCCTGGCGAGAGTCACCTTGGCTAGAGTGGGTTTCGTGCCGTTCCGCAGAAGGCGCTGATAATCGTCCTTCAACGGATGGGATTGAGTGTGAACAATGATAGTGGTCGCCGCAGCCTTGAAGATAGCTTTCAGCGTGTGATTGTATTCCCGGTTCAATCCCCGGGTTCGATTCAGCTTTGTCCGGACCCACCCATCATCAGCAAGGATCCAATCCGATGAAGACCGGACGACGACCCCGAATCCACAGTAGGCCCAGAAGGGACGCTTGGTCCTGAAACGGTGAGGGGTGATCACAACGGGAAGCAATTGAGCGACCCGGATCGGTCCCATTCCGGGAGCGGTCTCCAGGATTCTTGAGATCTTATGCCGGTGCGACTCGCGCACCATGATCTTCTCGGCCTCCGTCTTGATTTCCCGGAGGCGATCGAGCTCGAGGCCCAGGATTTCAGCGGCGGTCGCTATAGCCTCGGGAAGTTTTCGGATTATCGCTTCCCGCGTCTTGATGGAGTACACGGCCTCGCCGGAACAAGGGATGCCGCGCCCTCTGAGGAGGGACTTGAGTCGAATCTTGGTGCGGGCGACATCCTGGGTGACCTTGGCATAGGTGTGAGCATAGAGCCTGAGGGCGGTGAATCGTCTGGGGTCCTTGTAGACAGGTCGGCCGACGGTGCCGGTGCGGATCTTCTCGGCGAGTCCCCTGGCGTCGATAGCGTCATTCTTGGGGCCCGGTGTCCAGCGGGCTCTATAGACAAGTATTTCAGCGACATAGGGGGAGAGGATTTCGACGAGCCACTGGCTGCAGAGGCCCTCGTCGATACATAGGTGGAGGTTTCCGGGGATGAGTTTGAGGTATTCGACACGAGCCTGTCCGTTTGTTTCCACGACGTCACTCCGGACCAATTTTCCTTTGGCGCTAAGGACGCAGAATGTAGTGCTGGTTGCATGCACGTCGGATCCGATGTATCTTTCCATGGCGGTTCTCCTTCTTGGGAAATGAAGTCCTATGCTTGATTGATCAATACTATTTTCCTCGGAGGAGACCGCCGCATCAATGAGCCTGGCGAGTGGCCGGCCCGCAGTCGGCATCCGGCCGTGATCTTTCTATGATACCTTCGCACAAGATTAGCATAGTTGTGCGACGAGAGAGTAAACGAGGCCCGCGCCAAGCACGCCTCGCAGGTTAAAAGAACGTTAGACGTATATTTCTTGGTGTGGCGATAAATCTAATTTGGATGTAAGGCACAGAGAATATTTCTTACGACGTGGGGTGCCAAAATGAAACATCACACCTGCATGATTATTTTCCTATGTCTTTTCGGTTTTA from Candidatus Eisenbacteria bacterium includes:
- a CDS encoding helix-turn-helix domain-containing protein, which codes for MKIRSVKINNRKQAFEVGTWREPYLFPFSKACPPPVVEDPVVDVFIDEELGREAFTYKLESGKEGSVHIDHVLEYNQDPAYLRNLLLYKLTIEAQKRIEASGLSKREIIRRLGTSPAQFYRLVDSTNYRKSVDKVLSLLHVLDCDVDLIVRDKSA
- a CDS encoding transposase, yielding MERYIGSDVHATSTTFCVLSAKGKLVRSDVVETNGQARVEYLKLIPGNLHLCIDEGLCSQWLVEILSPYVAEILVYRARWTPGPKNDAIDARGLAEKIRTGTVGRPVYKDPRRFTALRLYAHTYAKVTQDVARTKIRLKSLLRGRGIPCSGEAVYSIKTREAIIRKLPEAIATAAEILGLELDRLREIKTEAEKIMVRESHRHKISRILETAPGMGPIRVAQLLPVVITPHRFRTKRPFWAYCGFGVVVRSSSDWILADDGWVRTKLNRTRGLNREYNHTLKAIFKAAATTIIVHTQSHPLKDDYQRLLRNGTKPTLAKVTLARKIAAIVLAMWKREERYRPEIYRQAMPSEAMNRN